In Anopheles gambiae chromosome 2, idAnoGambNW_F1_1, whole genome shotgun sequence, a single window of DNA contains:
- the LOC5667389 gene encoding uncharacterized protein LOC5667389 isoform X3, whose translation MIVSFFPDSVWGCTVKQHQKQKHLLYHKIIYTLISDKYKNRILRKSSFALLYLSYVFIKMLPVTLAIETHTGTKSITSLAAKTRPLPEMVAPPLDDEDDDYFDDYVDEYDIVNNKSAKGMYVGAPCEFTCHAKLHHVYCDPTTNTCSCEKDYVVLIGILKGCAKPKKLGEQCFYHQTCIYNDEHAMCVQIVHNAICQCAPGFHSVSYSKPTKRVFCTQDMATITADLPTLFGVTSGIAVLAGLICMVLHLFSKTKYPRPRHFGDANLAPPILFSSDTGIPLTIQSARPSSRSSQRSSGSIGSYGNRRSSSAPLHGSKGVLVSTSRTGAARSAAILLVSCHISAIRNSKSTSTDSQHPSSYLSDDNMTKYLERQLEHQKQLLYLDIPSLRTHNKLFSKFCKATALIGSNHTKVNVGRDNGPGTGNAAGSSSAGGSNGQYHGPYHYGTSTNDDSSFDGEDGHGSRRPSLASVHSTSSSVRSYSMRRFEQEIQQKELRQEMKRHLARLQEQQQLQKIKPNIIIGDVISCPMNKPILTTPSPMTPNSVDDILPSVDETQEFSPNLSQRSVSDSTGGCFDGPCSSTELLK comes from the exons ATGATAGTGAGTTTCTTCCCCGACAGTGTCTGGGGATGTACAGTGAAGCAGCATCAAAAGCAGAAACACCTCCTGTACCATAAGATCATCTACACCCTCATTAGCGATAAGTACAAAAACCGAATCCTGCGCAAGTCGTCCTTTGCGCTGCTCTATCTGTCGTACGTGTTTATCAAGATGCTTCCGGTGACGCTCGCGATCGAAACGCATACTGGCACCAAATCGATCACCTCGCTTGCAGCAAAGACGCGCCCGCTGCCAGAAATGGTTGCACCACCACTCGACGATGAGGACGACGATTACTTCGACGACTACGTTGATGAGTACGACATAGTAAACAATAAATCGG CGAAGGGAATGTACGTCGGGGCACCGTGCGAGTTTACGTGCCACGCCAAGCTACATCACGTGTACTGTGATCCTACGACTAACACCTGCAGCTGCGAGAAAGATTACGTCGTGCTGATTGGAATACTGAAAGGATGTGCCAAGC CCAAAAAACTTGGGGAACAATGCTTCTACCATCAGACTTGCATCTACAATGACGAGCACGCGATGTGCGTGCAGATCGTCCACAATGCCATCTGTCAATGTGCGCCCGGTTTCCACTCCGTTAGCTATTCGAAGCCAACGAAACGTGTCTTCTGCACACAAG ACATGGCCACCATAACTGCGGATCTTCCGACGCTGTTCGGTGTCACGAGCGGCATTGCCGTGCTGGCGGGGCTCATTTGCATGGTGCTGCATTtatttagcaaaacaaaatatccTCGACCTAGGCATTTCGGTGATGCGAACCTCGCACCGCCCATACTCTTTTCCAGTGATACAG GGATACCATTGACAATACAGTCGGCAAGACCGTCATCTCGTTCCAGTCAGCGCTCGAGCGGTTCCATCGGTTCCTATGGCAATCGGCGATCGTCCAGTGCGCCGCTGCACGGCTCCAAAGGGGTCCTGGTGTCGACCTCCCGTACAGGTGCGGCCCGTTCTGCCGCCATATTGCTTGTATCATGTCACATATCTGCAATTAGAAATAGTAAATCCACTAGTACCGATTCCCAGCACCCCAGCAGCTATCTGAGCGACGACAATATGACCAAATATCTCGAGCGCCAGCTGGAGCACCAGAAGCAGCTGCTCTACCTGGACATACCGTCGCTCAGAACGCACAATAAGTTGTTTTCCAAGTTTTGCAAAGCCACCGCGCTGATCGGCAGCAACCACACCAAAGTGAATGTCGGCAGGGACAACGGCCCCGGCACCGGGAACgcggccggcagcagcagtgccggCGGCAGCAATGGTCAGTACCACGGACCATACCATTACGGTACCTCCACGAACGACGACTCGAGCTTCGACGGCGAGGACGGACACG GTTCCCGAAGACCCAGTCTAGCTTCCGTGCATAGCACCAGTTCGTCCGTGCGGAGCTACAGCATGCGTCGGTTTGAGCAGGAGATTCAGCAGAAGGAGTTGCGGCAGGAGATGAAGCGGCACCTGGCACGGCtccaggagcagcagcagttacaGAAGATCAAAcccaacatcatcatcggtgATGTGATATCGTGCCCTATGAACAAACCGATACTGACGACCCCCAGCCCGATGACTCCGAACTCGGTCGACGACATACTACCGTCGGTGGACGAGACGCAGGAG TTCTCGCCCAACCTTAGCCAACGATCGGTGAGCGATAGTACGGGCGGATGTTTTGACGGACCGTGCAGCTCTACGGAATTGTTGAAATAG
- the LOC133392145 gene encoding uncharacterized protein K02A2.6-like, with amino-acid sequence MNTSGAENQHTNNGEGERPSRSGHRGDTGSVDPTESGPGWIHELFRQQHKMMLEQQQAFMKQQEKLIGEIWQTAQLKQTVNGSEQLSDVLAGQVKDFHFDPESTTFAGWFSRYEDLFERDASKLEDDAKVRLLLRKLGQSEHERYTSYVLPRKPKDFKFAETVSTLKSLFGSRESEVSKRFKCLQLQKSGLEDYVTFGCRVNKSVVEAELAGLTEEQFKCFLFVCGLKDDRDADVRLRLLSRIEDNEVTTLTQLVEMCQKMVTLKKDTVMIESEKQINVVTDGKYNRNGPKWQMNRGNGGAQRDMQPAKSTTKCWLCGEGHYAQKCTYRNYKCRQCQKYGHKEGHCGAAARFIASKTHSKVRTVLVNMVNSKGKGHVNVILNGEPMKMMVDTGADISIISIEQWRTIGQPPLCPPSVKAKTASGSQLKILGEFCAHVALKQQVKRCTMRVTEEPLMLLGADLMEVFGLWDVPLASVCNRVCVATVSLEAVKRDFEGLFSHELGHCMKAKVRMELKKDAAPVFRPKRPVSYAMRPAVDEELDRLEKEGIITRVNFSAWAAPIVVVRKASGSIRICGDYSTGLNDALQPHQYPIPLPEDIFSTLANSAMFSQIDLTDAFLQVEVEQECRELLTVNTHRGLYAYNRLPPGVKVAPGAFQQLMETMLAGLKDVAVYLDDIVIGGTDEHTHMGNLRAVLAKLQEYGFKIKPEKCNFFQKQIKYLGHILDRDGQRPDPAKIEAIVKMPSPKNPAEVRSFLGAINYYGKFVPQMRNLRYPLDELLKKDGQWYWSPECQIAFDTFKRLLSSDLLLTYYDPKKPIIVAADASSVGVGATISHRMPDGTIKIVQHASRALTKTETNYSQPDREGLAIIYAVTKFHRMIFGRRFTLQTDHAPLLRIFGSRTGIPVYTANRLQRWALTLLLYDFSIEYVSTEKFGNADVLSRLIANHEKPDAEYVIASIETERDLQAMIGCVTQIMPLTLEEVLNETNKDPVLRNVRDYVIKGWPSKKVENQELRNFQSRSESLSIVNGCLLFGERLVIPGPQRERCLQQLHRGHPGMDKMKALARSYVYWPGIDREIEEKVRRCHRCAAVARSPAHSTPISWPESTAPWQRIHVDYAGPIDGMYYLLVIDSYSKWPEIVATATISARATIRILREIFSRFGMPNVLVSDNGSQFVSTEFELFCTLNGIEHLRTAPFHPQSNGQAERFVDTFKRALKKMEGEGGTVQEAIDIFLMTYRSIPHKLLERNQSPAEVMIGRKMRTCMELLRPSMDLGTDVKHRMRLRKYECNDLVYAKQYIRNKWKWVSGTVRKRLGSVMYEIVTTENRHLRSHINQLRSRVSDKQSSPFNVDESRSYRMLDVLLDAWGMNSNEPGASRQGNAEMNTDIARAQYTESPSLAISSSPPSSSSSSPLLSSSAVQSESPSSSSSEELRSATSPGFATADSGSSTPVQPLRRSTRIRKPPQWIEQYRRY; translated from the coding sequence ATGAATACCAGTGGTGCAGAGAATCAGCATACGAACAATGGTGAGGGGGAGAGGCCATCGCGCAGCGGCCATCGCGGTGACACGGGAAGCGTCGATCCAACAGAATCTGGCCCCGGCTGGATTCACGAGCTGTTTCGCCAACAGCACAAGATGATGCTGGAGCAGCAACAAGCATTTATGAAGCAGCAGGAAAAGCTGATAGGCGAGATTTGGCAGACAGCGCAGCTTAAGCAGACCGTGAATGGGTCAGAGCAGCTTAGCGATGTGCTGGCGGGCCAGGTGAAAGATTTTCACTTCGATCCGGAGAGCACGACGTTCGCCGGATGGTTCTCGCGTTATGAGGATCTGTTCGAGAGGGACGCCAGTAAGCTGGAGGATGACGCGAaggtgcggctgctgctgaggaAGCTGGGGCAATCAGAGCATGAGCGGTACACGAGCTACGTACTGCCACGTAAGCCGAAAGACTTCAAATTCGCGGAAACTGTAAGTACGCTGAAATCGCTGTTTGGTTCTCGTGAGTCAGAGGTCAGCAAGCGGTTTAAGTGCTTGCAGTTGCAGAAAAGTGGCTTGGAAGATTACGTGACGTTCGGTTGCCGCGTAAATAAGAGTGTCGTTGAAGCAGAGCTTGCGGGGCTGACAGAGGAGcagtttaaatgttttttatttgtgtgcgGGCTGAAGGACGACAGAGACGCCGATGTAAGGTTGCGGTTGCTCAGCAGAATAGAGGACAACGAAGTTACCACACTAACGCAGTTAGTCGAAATGTGCCAAAAGATGGTGACATTGAAAAAGGACACCGTGATgatagagagcgagaaacAAATAAACGTCGTGACTGACGGAAAGTATAATCGCAACGGTCCAAAGTGGCAAATGAACCGCGGTAACGGAGGAGCGCAACGTGATATGCAACCGGCTAAGTCCACTACAAAATGTTGGCTTTGTGGTGAGGGGCACTATGCTCAAAAGTGCACGTATAGAAATTACAAGTGCAGGCAGTGTCAAAAATATGGTCATAAGGAAGGGCACTGTGGGGCAGCGGCACGTTTTATCGCATCGAAAACCCACAGCAAAGTGAGAACAGTCCTCGTGAACATGGTCAACAGTAAGGGCAAAGGTCACGTGAACGTGATATTGAATGGTGAGCCAATGAAAATGATGGTGGACACGGGCGCTGATATTTCGATTATATCAATCGAGCAATGGAGGACCATAGGACAGCCTCCATTGTGCCCGCCATCCGTGAAGGCAAAAACGGCTTCGGGTAGCCAACTGAAAATCCTAGGAGAATTTTGTGCTCATGTGGCTTTGAAGCAGCAAGTTAAACGATGTACGATGAGAGTCACTGAGGAGCCGCTGATGTTACTAGGTGCTGATTTGATGGAAGTTTTTGGATTGTGGGATGTTCCATTGGCGTCGGTGTgcaatcgtgtgtgtgtagcaacGGTTAGTCTAGAGGCAGTAAAAAGGGATTTTGAAGGATTATTTTCCCACGAGTTGGGGCACTGCATGAAAGCAAAAGTGAGGATGGAGCTGAAAAAGGATGCAGCCCCTGTATTTCGTCCAAAGCGTCCTGTTTCATATGCGATGCGCCCCGCTGTAGACGAGGAGCTAGACCGGCTGGAAAAAGAAGGTATAATAACCCGTGTTAATTTTTCAGCTTGGGCTGCGCCTATAGTGGTAGTGCGCAAGGCGAGTGGAAGCATTCGTATATGTGGCGACTACTCAACGGGGTTGAATGATGCACTCCAGCCTCACCAGTATCCGATCCCGCTGCCGGAGGATATTTTTTCAACGTTGGCAAATTCGGCCATGTTTAGCCAGATAGACCTCACCGATGCGTTCCTACAGGTTGAAGTGGAACAAGAGTGCAGAGAGCTGCTAACGgttaacacacacagagggttATATGCTTATAACCGACTTCCGCCTGGGGTGAAGGTCGCACCAGGAGCCTTCCAGCAGTTAATGGAGACCATGCTAGCTGGGTTAAAGGATGTGGCGGTGTACCTAGATGACATCGTGATTGGCGGAACGGATGAACACACCCACATGGGAAACCTTCGCGCGGTGCTCGCGAAGTTGCAGGAATATGGGTTCAAAATAAAGCCTGAAAAGTGTAACTTTTTCCAAAAGCAAATTAAATATCTTGGTCATATTTTAGATCGTGATGGACAACGCCCGGATCCTGCCAAGATTGAAGCGATTGTGAAGATGCCTTCCCCGAAGAATCCTGCTGAAGTACGCTCATTCCTAGGAGCGATAAACTATTATGGGAAGTTTGTGCCGCAAATGAGAAATCTTCGTTACCCGCTTGATGAGCTATTAAAAAAAGATGGGCAATGGTATTGGAGTCCAGAATGTCAGATTGCATTTGACACGTTTAAGCGGTTGTTAAGCTCAGACCTCCTTCTGACTTATTATGACCCAAAGAAACCGATAATAGTGGCAGCTGATGCGTCGTCAGTGGGAGTAGGAGCCACTATTAGCCACAGAATGCCAGATGGCACGATAAAAATAGTTCAGCATGCATCACGCGCTCTTACTAAAACTGAAACAAACTATAGTCAGCCAGATCGTGAAGGATTAGCAATAATTTATGCGGTGACTAAGTTTCATCGAATGATCTTTGGGCGACGTTTCACGCTCCAAACGGATCATGCACCCTTGCTGCGTATTTTTGGCTCGCGCACTGGAATACCAGTGTATACCGCGAATAGATTGCAACGCTGGGCGttgacgctgctgctgtatgATTTCAGCATTGAATACGTATCTACGGAGAAATTTGGTAATGCTGACGTGTTGTCGCGCTTGATTGCAAATCATGAGAAACCGGATGCAGAATATGTTATTGCTAGCATCGAAACAGAGAGGGATTTGCAAGCCATGATTGGCTGCGTAACGCAAATAATGCCATTGACATTAGAAGAAGTGCTGAATGAAACCAACAAAGACCCGGTATTAAGAAATGTTAGAGATTATGTGATCAAAGGATGGCCTAGTAAGAAAGTAGAGAACCAAGAGTTGCGAAATTTCCAAAGCAGGAGTGAATCCCTGTCCATCGTAAACGGATGTTTACTTTTTGGTGAGCGGTTGGTAATACCAGGGccacagagagaaagatgtTTACAACAACTACATAGAGGCCATCCTGGTATGGATAAGATGAAAGCGCTGGCAAGGAGCTATGTATATTGGCCCGGAATAGATCGAGAGATAGAGGAAAAAGTTAGAAGGTGCCACCGGTGTGCAGCGGTTGCAAGGTCACCAGCGCATAGCACACCCATCTCGTGGCCAGAATCGACTGCTCCGTGGCAGCGAATACATGTTGATTATGCTGGCCCTATCGATGGAATGTATTATTTGCTAGTCATCGATTCTTATTCTAAATGGCCGGAGATAGTGGCAACAGCAACGATTTCAGCAAGAGCAACAATTAGGATTTTACGTGAAATTTTTAGCCGTTTTGGAATGCCTAATGTTTTAGTAAGCGACAACGGGTCGCAGTTTGTAAGCACGGAGTTTGAGCTATTTTGTACGTTAAACGGCATTGAGCATTTGCGAACAGCCCCCTTCCATCCGCAATCCAACGGGCAAGCGGAAAGATTTGTGGATACATTTAAACGGGCACTTAAGAAAATGGAGGGGGAAGGTGGTACAGTGCAAGAAGCAATAGATATTTTCTTAATGACGTATCGAAGCATACCGCATAAGCTTTTGGAACGGAATCAATCGCCAGCAGAAGTGATGATAGGGCGTAAAATGCGTACATGCATGGAGCTTTTGCGACCGTCTATGGATTTGGGCACAGACGTTAAACATAGGATGCGATTAAGAAAATATGAATGTAATGATCTCGTTTACGCAAAACAGTATATTAGAAACAAATGGAAATGGGTATCCGGAACAGTCAGGAAGCGTTTAGGCTCGGTTATGTACGAGATTGTTACCACAGAAAATAGACATTTACGATCCCATATTAATCAGTTGCGTTCTCGAGTGAGTGATAAACAATCAAGTCCGTTTAACGTTGATGAGTCACGTTCGTACCGTATGTTAGACGTGTTGTTGGATGCTTGGGGTATGAACTCGAATGAACCGGGAGCTAGCAGGCAGGGAAACGCTGAAATGAACACGGATATAGCTAGGGCACAATATACGGAATCGCCATCGTTGGCTATATCGTCATCACCCccatcatcctcatcgtctTCACCGCTACTGTCGTCGTCAGCGGTGCAATCCGAGAGTCCCTCGTCATCGTCCTCAGAAGAGCTAAGATCGGCAACATCTCCGGGGTTCGCTACAGCAGATAGCGGTTCATCAACGCCGGTACAGCCTCTACGACGTTCTACGAGGATTCGTAAACCGCCTCAGTGGATTGAGCAATACCGCCGGTACTAA
- the LOC5667389 gene encoding uncharacterized protein LOC5667389 isoform X2: protein MIVSFFPDSVWGCTVKQHQKQKHLLYHKIIYTLISDKYKNRILRKSSFALLYLSYVFIKMLPVTLAIETHTGTKSITSLAAKTRPLPEMVAPPLDDEDDDYFDDYVDEYDIVNNKSAKGMYVGAPCEFTCHAKLHHVYCDPTTNTCSCEKDYVVLIGILKGCAKPKKLGEQCFYHQTCIYNDEHAMCVQIVHNAICQCAPGFHSVSYSKPTKRVFCTQDMATITADLPTLFGVTSGIAVLAGLICMVLHLFSKTKYPRPRHFGDANLAPPILFSSDTGIPLTIQSARPSSRSSQRSSGSIGSYGNRRSSSAPLHGSKGVLVSTSRTGSRRPSLASVHSTSSSVRSYSMRRFEQEIQQKELRQEMKRHLARLQEQQQLQKIKPNIIIGDVISCPMNKPILTTPSPMTPNSVDDILPSVDETQEFSPNLSQRSVSDSTGGCFDGPCSSTELLK from the exons ATGATAGTGAGTTTCTTCCCCGACAGTGTCTGGGGATGTACAGTGAAGCAGCATCAAAAGCAGAAACACCTCCTGTACCATAAGATCATCTACACCCTCATTAGCGATAAGTACAAAAACCGAATCCTGCGCAAGTCGTCCTTTGCGCTGCTCTATCTGTCGTACGTGTTTATCAAGATGCTTCCGGTGACGCTCGCGATCGAAACGCATACTGGCACCAAATCGATCACCTCGCTTGCAGCAAAGACGCGCCCGCTGCCAGAAATGGTTGCACCACCACTCGACGATGAGGACGACGATTACTTCGACGACTACGTTGATGAGTACGACATAGTAAACAATAAATCGG CGAAGGGAATGTACGTCGGGGCACCGTGCGAGTTTACGTGCCACGCCAAGCTACATCACGTGTACTGTGATCCTACGACTAACACCTGCAGCTGCGAGAAAGATTACGTCGTGCTGATTGGAATACTGAAAGGATGTGCCAAGC CCAAAAAACTTGGGGAACAATGCTTCTACCATCAGACTTGCATCTACAATGACGAGCACGCGATGTGCGTGCAGATCGTCCACAATGCCATCTGTCAATGTGCGCCCGGTTTCCACTCCGTTAGCTATTCGAAGCCAACGAAACGTGTCTTCTGCACACAAG ACATGGCCACCATAACTGCGGATCTTCCGACGCTGTTCGGTGTCACGAGCGGCATTGCCGTGCTGGCGGGGCTCATTTGCATGGTGCTGCATTtatttagcaaaacaaaatatccTCGACCTAGGCATTTCGGTGATGCGAACCTCGCACCGCCCATACTCTTTTCCAGTGATACAG GGATACCATTGACAATACAGTCGGCAAGACCGTCATCTCGTTCCAGTCAGCGCTCGAGCGGTTCCATCGGTTCCTATGGCAATCGGCGATCGTCCAGTGCGCCGCTGCACGGCTCCAAAGGGGTCCTGGTGTCGACCTCCCGTACAG GTTCCCGAAGACCCAGTCTAGCTTCCGTGCATAGCACCAGTTCGTCCGTGCGGAGCTACAGCATGCGTCGGTTTGAGCAGGAGATTCAGCAGAAGGAGTTGCGGCAGGAGATGAAGCGGCACCTGGCACGGCtccaggagcagcagcagttacaGAAGATCAAAcccaacatcatcatcggtgATGTGATATCGTGCCCTATGAACAAACCGATACTGACGACCCCCAGCCCGATGACTCCGAACTCGGTCGACGACATACTACCGTCGGTGGACGAGACGCAGGAG TTCTCGCCCAACCTTAGCCAACGATCGGTGAGCGATAGTACGGGCGGATGTTTTGACGGACCGTGCAGCTCTACGGAATTGTTGAAATAG
- the LOC5667389 gene encoding uncharacterized protein LOC5667389 isoform X1 — protein sequence MIVSFFPDSVWGCTVKQHQKQKHLLYHKIIYTLISDKYKNRILRKSSFALLYLSYVFIKMLPVTLAIETHTGTKSITSLAAKTRPLPEMVAPPLDDEDDDYFDDYVDEYDIVNNKSAKGMYVGAPCEFTCHAKLHHVYCDPTTNTCSCEKDYVVLIGILKGCAKPKKLGEQCFYHQTCIYNDEHAMCVQIVHNAICQCAPGFHSVSYSKPTKRVFCTQDMATITADLPTLFGVTSGIAVLAGLICMVLHLFSKTKYPRPRHFGDANLAPPILFSSDTGIPLTIQSARPSSRSSQRSSGSIGSYGNRRSSSAPLHGSKGVLVSTSRTGAARSAAILLVSCHISAIRNSKSTSTDSQHPSSYLSDDNMTKYLERQLEHQKQLLYLDIPSLRTHNKLFSKFCKATALIGSNHTKVNVGRDNGPGTGNAAGSSSAGGSNGQYHGPYHYGTSTNDDSSFDGEDGHGTADPFVNHCYSYDLHDSIELGALPTPASEVANVAVPEDPV from the exons ATGATAGTGAGTTTCTTCCCCGACAGTGTCTGGGGATGTACAGTGAAGCAGCATCAAAAGCAGAAACACCTCCTGTACCATAAGATCATCTACACCCTCATTAGCGATAAGTACAAAAACCGAATCCTGCGCAAGTCGTCCTTTGCGCTGCTCTATCTGTCGTACGTGTTTATCAAGATGCTTCCGGTGACGCTCGCGATCGAAACGCATACTGGCACCAAATCGATCACCTCGCTTGCAGCAAAGACGCGCCCGCTGCCAGAAATGGTTGCACCACCACTCGACGATGAGGACGACGATTACTTCGACGACTACGTTGATGAGTACGACATAGTAAACAATAAATCGG CGAAGGGAATGTACGTCGGGGCACCGTGCGAGTTTACGTGCCACGCCAAGCTACATCACGTGTACTGTGATCCTACGACTAACACCTGCAGCTGCGAGAAAGATTACGTCGTGCTGATTGGAATACTGAAAGGATGTGCCAAGC CCAAAAAACTTGGGGAACAATGCTTCTACCATCAGACTTGCATCTACAATGACGAGCACGCGATGTGCGTGCAGATCGTCCACAATGCCATCTGTCAATGTGCGCCCGGTTTCCACTCCGTTAGCTATTCGAAGCCAACGAAACGTGTCTTCTGCACACAAG ACATGGCCACCATAACTGCGGATCTTCCGACGCTGTTCGGTGTCACGAGCGGCATTGCCGTGCTGGCGGGGCTCATTTGCATGGTGCTGCATTtatttagcaaaacaaaatatccTCGACCTAGGCATTTCGGTGATGCGAACCTCGCACCGCCCATACTCTTTTCCAGTGATACAG GGATACCATTGACAATACAGTCGGCAAGACCGTCATCTCGTTCCAGTCAGCGCTCGAGCGGTTCCATCGGTTCCTATGGCAATCGGCGATCGTCCAGTGCGCCGCTGCACGGCTCCAAAGGGGTCCTGGTGTCGACCTCCCGTACAGGTGCGGCCCGTTCTGCCGCCATATTGCTTGTATCATGTCACATATCTGCAATTAGAAATAGTAAATCCACTAGTACCGATTCCCAGCACCCCAGCAGCTATCTGAGCGACGACAATATGACCAAATATCTCGAGCGCCAGCTGGAGCACCAGAAGCAGCTGCTCTACCTGGACATACCGTCGCTCAGAACGCACAATAAGTTGTTTTCCAAGTTTTGCAAAGCCACCGCGCTGATCGGCAGCAACCACACCAAAGTGAATGTCGGCAGGGACAACGGCCCCGGCACCGGGAACgcggccggcagcagcagtgccggCGGCAGCAATGGTCAGTACCACGGACCATACCATTACGGTACCTCCACGAACGACGACTCGAGCTTCGACGGCGAGGACGGACACGGCACGGCCGACCCGTTTGTCAATCACTGCTACAGTTACGATCTGCACGACAGCATCGAGCTGGGCGCGTTGCCGACACCGGCGAGCGAGGTGGCTAACGTTGCG GTTCCCGAAGACCCAGTCTAG